A single genomic interval of Deltaproteobacteria bacterium harbors:
- a CDS encoding response regulator, with amino-acid sequence MQDKPRILCVDDESNVLEGLSQNLRRRFAVETALGSQAALATLETGKTFAVIVSDMRMPGMNGAELLSRTRRSHPAMVRVLLTGYAEVESAIAAVNEGNIFRFLTKPCPPEALHRALEDAVEQHRLITAERVLLEQTLHGSIQLLTDALTLVHPAAFGRANRVKQRVSELATSLALPHKWQLEVAAMLSQICLVTLPPATLEKLNAGEALSEHEKAMTARLPEVSEQLLAGIPRLDEVRELLRFALGRGDAARKPGTSPEPLGAAALRAALDLDRLESTGLSPALALETLRGRAGHYPEPVLESLRFMLGEGGAARAVQELPVRGLAVGMVLAEEVRTAAGGLLIASGQELTLSLLERLKNFAAGVGIKEPVRVVVGRRA; translated from the coding sequence ATGCAGGACAAACCACGTATCCTGTGCGTCGACGACGAGTCGAACGTGCTCGAAGGCCTCTCGCAGAACCTCCGGCGACGCTTCGCCGTCGAGACGGCGCTCGGGTCGCAGGCGGCTCTCGCCACCCTCGAGACCGGCAAGACCTTCGCCGTGATCGTCTCCGACATGCGCATGCCCGGGATGAACGGGGCAGAGCTCCTGTCACGCACGCGGCGGTCCCATCCGGCGATGGTTCGAGTGCTCCTCACCGGCTACGCCGAGGTGGAATCGGCCATCGCCGCGGTGAACGAGGGGAACATCTTCCGCTTCCTGACCAAGCCCTGTCCGCCGGAGGCGCTTCACCGCGCACTCGAGGACGCGGTGGAGCAGCACCGGCTCATCACCGCGGAGCGGGTGCTCCTCGAGCAGACGCTCCACGGGAGCATCCAGCTCCTCACGGATGCGCTGACGCTCGTGCACCCGGCCGCCTTCGGCCGCGCGAACCGAGTCAAGCAGCGCGTGAGCGAGCTGGCCACGTCGCTCGCCCTGCCGCACAAGTGGCAGCTCGAGGTGGCGGCCATGCTCTCGCAGATCTGCCTCGTCACGCTCCCTCCCGCGACGCTCGAGAAGCTGAACGCGGGGGAAGCGCTCTCGGAGCACGAGAAGGCCATGACCGCCCGGCTCCCCGAGGTGAGCGAGCAGCTCCTCGCGGGGATCCCGCGCCTCGACGAGGTCCGGGAGCTCCTCCGCTTCGCGCTCGGGCGGGGTGATGCAGCGCGAAAGCCCGGAACGTCCCCCGAGCCGCTCGGGGCCGCCGCGCTGCGGGCCGCGCTGGACCTCGACCGCCTGGAGTCCACGGGGCTCAGCCCCGCGCTGGCCCTGGAGACCTTGCGCGGGCGTGCGGGGCACTACCCGGAGCCCGTGCTCGAGTCGTTGCGCTTCATGCTCGGTGAGGGGGGCGCAGCGCGCGCGGTGCAGGAGCTGCCCGTGAGGGGACTCGCCGTGGGGATGGTGCTCGCCGAGGAGGTCCGCACGGCTGCGGGCGGCTTGCTCATCGCCTCGGGGCAGGAGCTGACGCTGAGTCTGCTCGAGCGACTCAAGAACTTCGCCGCGGGAGTGGGGATCAAGGAGCCGGTGCGGGTAGTCGTGGGCCGCAGGGCCTAG
- a CDS encoding HDOD domain-containing protein, with protein MKRILFVDDEPRVLEGLQNLLRKERNRWEMVFAPGGAEGLALLEEKGFDVVVSDMRMPGMDGATFLTEVQRRYPRAARIVLSGQTDQASAGRVVAVAHQFLSKPCDSAALRKVIERACALQDLLHDEALQAVVGELGQLPSLPGVYLQLGRILDSPEASVTQMAQIVEQDAALCAKILQLVNSAFFGLAQKCLSVERAISLLGTSLLRNLVLWNAAGQGIERLPATLREDILARQAHAILAARLTARLAKGQPFAEAAFLAASLANLGWLVLATHQTSQAESLRASAAESGRPLHQLERELRGVTHAEVGAYLLGLWGFPSAVVESVAFHHEPGRIGHETFDSLAAVHVGYALAADAMDARARTAEHPTALIADGTLDEAYLERAGVLDQLPEWRRLAEQEAARMTGG; from the coding sequence ATGAAGCGCATTCTCTTCGTGGACGACGAGCCGCGCGTGCTCGAGGGGCTGCAGAACCTCCTGCGCAAGGAACGCAACCGCTGGGAGATGGTCTTCGCCCCCGGAGGAGCGGAGGGACTCGCCCTCCTCGAGGAGAAGGGCTTCGACGTGGTGGTCTCGGACATGCGCATGCCCGGGATGGATGGCGCCACCTTCCTCACCGAGGTCCAGCGGCGCTATCCCCGGGCGGCGCGCATCGTCCTCTCGGGGCAGACCGACCAGGCCTCCGCGGGGCGCGTGGTCGCCGTGGCGCATCAGTTCCTCTCCAAGCCGTGCGACAGCGCCGCCCTCCGCAAGGTCATCGAGCGGGCGTGCGCGCTCCAAGACCTCCTTCACGACGAGGCGCTCCAGGCCGTGGTCGGCGAGCTCGGCCAGCTCCCGAGCCTCCCGGGCGTATACCTGCAGCTCGGGCGGATCCTGGACAGTCCCGAGGCCAGCGTGACGCAGATGGCCCAGATCGTGGAGCAAGACGCGGCCCTCTGCGCGAAGATCCTGCAGCTCGTGAACTCGGCCTTCTTCGGGCTGGCGCAGAAGTGCCTGAGCGTGGAGCGGGCGATCTCGCTGCTCGGCACCTCGCTCCTCAGGAACCTCGTGCTCTGGAACGCGGCCGGCCAGGGGATCGAACGCCTGCCCGCCACGCTCCGCGAGGACATCCTGGCGCGCCAGGCCCACGCGATTCTCGCGGCCCGCTTGACGGCCCGCCTCGCCAAGGGGCAGCCCTTCGCCGAGGCGGCCTTTCTGGCGGCGAGCCTGGCCAACCTGGGCTGGCTGGTCCTCGCCACGCACCAGACGAGCCAGGCCGAGAGCCTGCGGGCCAGCGCCGCCGAGAGCGGCCGGCCGCTCCACCAGCTCGAGCGCGAGCTACGCGGGGTGACGCACGCGGAGGTGGGGGCGTACCTTCTCGGGCTCTGGGGCTTCCCGAGCGCCGTGGTAGAGTCCGTCGCGTTTCACCACGAGCCGGGGCGCATCGGCCACGAGACCTTCGACAGCCTGGCCGCTGTCCACGTCGGGTACGCTCTGGCCGCTGACGCGATGGACGCACGGGCCAGGACCGCGGAGCATCCCACCGCGCTGATCGCGGATGGCACCCTCGACGAGGCGTACCTGGAGCGTGCTGGAGTGCTGGACCAGCTTCCGGAGTGGCGGCGCCTCGCCGAACAGGAGGCGGCGCGGATGACAGGGGGATAG
- a CDS encoding PAS domain S-box protein — protein sequence MSTSDRHVEGLMVLDAAGQVALCSDVAAAIFGYAPPELQGTSLAALLAPGPNGPPSGPVVLERLIQAGPTGLKLNAVRRDRRIFPVELQCVEHRVNGSRLVIALARDASASSRAGRLQRARAAASRVMAEPGSAQEVVPKLLEGLCHELGWAFGALWQEDGTGGLTCRSLWVCDEQPFTEFVAATRRATVGFGIGLPGRIWCGRSPTWIADTRAEHAFPRLAVAAREGLRVAFGFPVVLGQSFLGVIELFGHDVEEPDPSLLELAANLGREVAQFLERKRIEDERDRFFNMSLNLFAIADRSANFWRANDAWGRALGVTPAELAYRPLWEMMCPEERGRAQAAIDRLNAGEDLRDYEARFCHRDGSVRWLSLSCAAPEAGAEWIYLAARDVTSNKQAEAELRQAQKLEAVGQLAAGIAHEINTPIQFVGDSAHFLRDALGDLTRLIASYQEVVAAVERGEATAEHALAARQAEQDADLEYLREQLPKAVDRTLEGTSRVADIVRAMKEFAHPDQKEKVAANLNRALSSTLTVAKNEVKYVAEVVTDFQELPPVFCHLGDLNQVFLNLLVNAAHAIADVVGTSGERGLITVRSRCDGPDVVVEISDTGTGIPEEIRARIFDPFFTTKPVGKGTGQGLAIARSIVVDKHGGSISLESELGRGTTFVIRLPIENKGGTMEHRAV from the coding sequence ATGAGCACGTCCGACCGCCACGTCGAAGGGCTGATGGTGCTGGACGCTGCCGGCCAGGTGGCCCTGTGCAGCGACGTAGCGGCCGCGATCTTCGGCTACGCCCCCCCCGAGCTGCAGGGGACCTCGCTCGCCGCGCTGCTGGCTCCGGGGCCGAACGGCCCCCCATCGGGACCCGTGGTGCTCGAACGCCTGATCCAGGCCGGCCCGACGGGGCTGAAGCTCAACGCCGTGCGGCGGGACCGGCGGATCTTCCCTGTCGAGCTCCAGTGCGTCGAACATCGCGTGAACGGCTCGCGCCTCGTGATCGCGCTCGCCCGGGACGCCTCGGCCAGCTCCCGCGCCGGACGCCTGCAGCGGGCGCGCGCCGCCGCCTCGCGGGTCATGGCCGAACCGGGGTCCGCCCAGGAGGTCGTTCCGAAGCTGCTCGAGGGCCTCTGCCACGAGCTGGGCTGGGCCTTCGGTGCGCTCTGGCAAGAAGACGGCACCGGGGGGCTGACCTGCCGCAGTCTGTGGGTCTGCGACGAGCAACCGTTCACCGAGTTCGTGGCGGCCACGCGCCGCGCCACCGTCGGCTTCGGCATCGGGCTCCCCGGGCGGATCTGGTGCGGCCGCTCCCCGACCTGGATCGCCGACACGCGGGCCGAGCACGCCTTTCCGCGTCTGGCGGTGGCGGCCCGGGAGGGCCTCCGGGTGGCCTTCGGCTTTCCGGTCGTCCTCGGGCAGAGCTTCCTCGGGGTGATCGAGCTCTTCGGACACGACGTGGAGGAGCCCGACCCGAGCCTCCTCGAGCTCGCCGCCAACCTCGGCCGCGAGGTGGCGCAGTTCCTGGAGCGCAAGCGCATCGAGGACGAGCGGGACCGCTTCTTCAACATGTCGCTCAACCTCTTCGCCATCGCCGACCGCAGCGCGAACTTCTGGCGCGCGAACGACGCCTGGGGCAGGGCCCTCGGGGTCACCCCGGCGGAGCTCGCGTACCGTCCGCTCTGGGAGATGATGTGTCCGGAGGAGCGCGGCAGGGCGCAGGCGGCCATCGACCGCCTCAACGCGGGAGAGGACCTGCGAGACTACGAGGCGCGCTTCTGCCACAGGGACGGCTCGGTCCGGTGGCTCTCGCTGAGCTGCGCCGCTCCCGAGGCGGGCGCCGAGTGGATTTACCTCGCCGCGCGCGACGTGACGTCGAACAAACAGGCCGAGGCCGAGCTCCGCCAGGCGCAGAAGCTCGAGGCGGTGGGACAGCTCGCCGCGGGGATCGCCCACGAGATCAACACCCCGATTCAGTTCGTCGGAGACAGCGCGCATTTCCTGCGCGACGCCCTCGGCGATCTGACGCGGCTCATCGCCAGCTACCAGGAGGTCGTGGCCGCGGTGGAGCGCGGGGAGGCCACGGCCGAACACGCCCTCGCCGCCCGCCAGGCCGAGCAGGACGCAGACCTCGAGTACCTCCGAGAGCAGCTCCCGAAGGCCGTGGACCGGACGCTCGAAGGGACGTCGCGCGTGGCCGACATCGTACGGGCCATGAAGGAGTTCGCCCACCCGGACCAGAAGGAGAAGGTGGCCGCGAACCTCAACCGGGCGCTCTCGAGCACGCTCACGGTGGCCAAGAACGAGGTGAAGTACGTGGCCGAGGTGGTCACCGACTTCCAGGAGTTGCCGCCGGTCTTCTGTCACCTCGGGGACCTGAACCAGGTCTTCCTGAACCTGCTCGTGAACGCGGCCCACGCCATCGCGGACGTGGTGGGGACGAGCGGGGAGAGGGGGCTCATCACCGTACGGTCGCGCTGCGACGGACCCGACGTGGTGGTGGAGATCAGCGACACGGGCACCGGCATCCCCGAGGAGATTCGCGCGCGCATCTTCGATCCGTTCTTCACCACCAAGCCCGTGGGCAAGGGGACCGGTCAGGGCCTGGCCATCGCCCGCTCGATCGTCGTGGACAAGCATGGCGGGTCGATCTCGCTCGAGAGCGAGCTGGGGCGCGGCACGACCTTCGTCATCCGGCTGCCCATCGAGAACAAGGGGGGAACCATGGAGCACCGGGCCGTATGA
- a CDS encoding HDOD domain-containing protein: MAKVGQAAVGEGSPGAAAPAAEAEPFDLLSLAEYDRATRVAALPNELADAREVAEALLEYLRTTSDPLPAFPIMAARGLQLLSNPDLEIGELVKLINSDPAMTAQVLRVANSAYYSRGIEVAAVGQAVSRLGLAKVAQLMAVTSLRTLYDPQIQAGQKRFSTVWRRLWSHSVVSAYGSLWLAVNVLDDPSGRAFVGGLLHDIGKIVALQGLGGLSYLGKFTERASPNQVEDVLEVLHVDVGVEMALRWQLPAFVADLIVDHHGLELPALPENYAAHVVRLVSGMNEVRTNPRFRWDLEEELDASARALTMDGVALHKVAATLREAAERAQALFSAA, from the coding sequence ATGGCCAAGGTCGGGCAAGCCGCTGTCGGAGAAGGTAGTCCAGGCGCCGCCGCGCCCGCTGCGGAGGCCGAGCCCTTCGACCTGCTGAGCCTCGCCGAGTACGACCGCGCGACCCGCGTGGCGGCCCTGCCGAACGAGCTGGCCGACGCGCGGGAGGTGGCCGAGGCGCTCCTCGAGTACCTCCGCACCACCTCGGACCCCTTGCCCGCCTTCCCGATCATGGCCGCCCGCGGGCTGCAGCTCCTGTCGAACCCCGACCTGGAGATCGGCGAGCTGGTCAAGCTCATCAACAGCGACCCGGCCATGACGGCACAGGTGCTGCGCGTGGCGAACTCGGCCTACTACTCGCGCGGCATCGAGGTCGCGGCGGTCGGTCAGGCCGTCTCGCGGCTGGGGCTCGCCAAGGTGGCGCAGCTCATGGCGGTGACCTCCCTGCGCACGCTCTACGACCCCCAGATCCAGGCCGGACAGAAGCGGTTCTCGACGGTGTGGCGCAGGCTCTGGTCCCATTCGGTGGTGAGCGCCTACGGCAGCCTCTGGCTGGCCGTGAACGTGCTCGACGATCCGAGTGGCCGCGCCTTCGTGGGCGGGCTCCTGCACGACATCGGCAAGATCGTGGCCCTGCAGGGCCTCGGGGGGCTCTCCTACCTCGGCAAGTTCACGGAGCGCGCGAGCCCGAACCAGGTGGAAGATGTGCTCGAGGTCCTGCACGTGGACGTCGGGGTGGAGATGGCCCTGCGCTGGCAACTCCCGGCCTTCGTGGCCGACCTCATCGTGGACCATCACGGCCTCGAGCTGCCCGCGCTGCCCGAGAACTACGCCGCCCACGTCGTACGGCTCGTCTCGGGGATGAACGAGGTGCGGACCAACCCGCGGTTCCGTTGGGACCTGGAAGAGGAGCTGGACGCGAGCGCGCGCGCGCTGACGATGGATGGGGTGGCGCTGCACAAGGTGGCCGCCACCCTGCGCGAGGCGGCGGAGCGAGCCCAGGCCCTCTTCTCGGCGGCCTGA